The following coding sequences are from one Nicotiana tomentosiformis chromosome 3, ASM39032v3, whole genome shotgun sequence window:
- the LOC104118501 gene encoding uncharacterized protein → MDRYVQSFLNKLSLAFLILATLILFLLFIKTPETCVNPNLTKPKPHHRFPKSTCDFSNRAKTSIRKHNRRLWSTKAWIQTVDSFKAQFQTLQEKNLFSKHSRALVVTAGPGPAVMALKEMGFRDVTGVELVDSPPLVSRADPHNLPFFDNAFDLGFSSYLDRALFPDRYVREMERAVRVGGACVVAVEECGGEEVEEVVKLFRKCKVLGVRNVTMGGEKRTRIVMRVTSD, encoded by the coding sequence ATGGATAGATACGTCCAAAGCTTCCTCAACAAGCTATCTTTAGCCTTCctcattttagccacccttatccttTTCCTCCTCTTCATTAAAACCCCTGAAACCTGCGTTAATCCTAATCTCACCAAACCTAAGCCACACCACCGTTTCCCCAAATCCACCTGCGATTTCTCCAACCGAGCTAAAACCTCCATAAGAAAACACAACCGTCGTTTATGGTCTACAAAAGCCTGGATCCAAACAGTTGATTCATTTAAAGCTCAGTTCCAAACTCTACAGGAAAAAAATCTATTTTCTAAACATTCGCGGGCCCTTGTGGTCACCGCCGGGCCGGGTCCTGCTGTTATGGCCCTAAAAGAAATGGGCTTTCGCGACGTAACGGGAGTTGAGCTTGTGGACTCACCGCCGCTAGTCAGCCGTGCGGATCCGCATAATCTGCCGTTTTTTGATAATGCGTTTGATCTCGGTTTTAGCTCTTATCTGGATCGGGCATTGTTTCCGGATAGATATGTTAGGGAAATGGAGAGAGCGGTGAGAGTTGGCGGCGCGTGTGTAGTGGCTGTGGAAGAGTGCGGCGGCGAAGAGGTGGAGGAAGTGGTGAAATTGTTTCGGAAGTGTAAGGTGTTGGGGGTGAGGAATGTGACTATGGGTGGAGAGAAAAGAACTAGAATCGTCATGAGAGTTACAAGTGACTGA
- the LOC104118500 gene encoding protein NRT1/ PTR FAMILY 1.2-like — translation MEQEMTELLSLDQSIKMEDSEPQQKQTSPHSSSIPIKSRPKGGLITMPFIIANEALEKVASYGLLPNMTFYLMKDYRMEVTTAQNLLFFWSAATNFLPLVGAFVADSYLGRFLAIGLGSIFSFLGTTVLWLTAMIPKARPPPCNQVGQACKSATASQFMLLVFSFLLMSIGAGGIRPCSLAFGANQFDKRDNPNNQRVLESFFAWYYTSSIVSVLIALTGIVYLQDKMGWKIGFGVPAILMFLSALFFFLASPFYIKHKVKSNLFSSFIQVIVVAYKNRKLPYPIQNSDYHHKNGSELQVPTEKLRFLNKACIIKSPEDVKPNGVAVNSWNLCTVEQVEELKALIRVMPLWSTGIMISINLSQSSFPLLQAQSMDRHLTKNFQIPAGSFGMFLMIALTIWVFLYDRVMLPLASKIRGRPVRLTPIVRMGIGIFVSCMSMLVSGIVEHVRRRRAINQGLLNNPDGLVEMSAMWLILQNSLNGIAEAFSAIGQTEFYYSELPRSMSSLASALLGLGMAVANLLASVILSAVDKHTKGEGKESWVSSSINKGHYEYYYWLLAIMTAFNMLYFMVCKWAYGPCVDIDITKRMLEVSDDDLPQENMSRRDLNSRQASC, via the exons ATGGAGCAAGAGATGACTGAGCTGCTTTCTTTAGATCAATCAATTAAAATGGAGGATTCAGAGCCGCAGCAAAAACAAACTTCTCCTCATTCTTCTTCTATTCCTATTAAAAGTAGACCAAAGGGTGGCCTCATCACTATGCCTTTTATTATAG CAAATGAGGCATTGGAGAAAGTGGCAAGCTATGGGCTTTTACCCAATATGACATTTTATCTAATGAAAGATTATAGGATGGAGGTTACTACTGCTCAAAATTTACTGTTTTTCTGGTCAGCAGCTACTAATTTCTTGCCTTTAGTTGGTGCTTTTGTTGCTGATTCATATCTGGGTCGATTCCTCGCCATTGGCCTTGGTTCCATCTTCAGTTTCCTG GGAACTACAGTATTGTGGTTAACAGCAATGATTCCGAAAGCAAGGCCACCGCCTTGTAATCAAGTAGGGCAGGCCTGTAAATCTGCCACAGCATCGCAATTCATGCTCTTGGTCTTTTCATTTCTACTCATGTCAATTGGTGCGGGTGGTATAAGACCATGTTCTTTAGCTTTTGGTGCTAACCAGTTTGACAAGAGAGATAATCCCAACAACCAAAGGGTGTTGGAGAGCTTCTTTGCGTGGTATTATACTTCATCCATAGTCTCTGTTCTTATTGCGTTGACGGGTATCGTTTACCTTCAAGATAAGATGGGCTGGAAAATAGGTTTTGGAGTTCCTGCAATCCTCATGTTCTTATCCGCGCTGTTTTTCTTCCTTGCTTCTCCTTTTTATATCAAGCACAAGGTAAAATCAAACTTGTTTAGCAGCTTCATTCAAGTGATTGTAGTTGCCTACAAGAATAGGAAACTCCCATACCCTATTCAGAATTCCGATTACCATCACAAGAATGGTTCAGAACTTCAAGTGCCAACAGAGAAATTGAGATTCTTAAACAAAGCTTGTATCATTAAGAGCCCTGAAGATGTTAAGCCAAATGGTGTTGCAGTCAATTCATGGAACCTTTGCACAGTGGAGCAAGTTGAGGAGCTAAAAGCCCTCATTAGAGTCATGCCATTGTGGTCGACAGGGATCATGATATCGATAAACTTAAGTCAGAGTTCATTCCCTTTACTACAAGCTCAATCCATGGATAGACATCTAAcgaaaaattttcaaattccagCTGGCTCATTTGGTATGTTTTTGATGATTGCATTAACAATTTGGGTTTTTCTCTATGACCGCGTGATGCTCCCATTGGCATCGAAGATCAGAGGAAGACCAGTTCGTCTAACACCTATAGTCAGAATGGGAATTGGCATATTCGTCTCTTGCATGTCTATGTTAGTCTCTGGTATCGTGGAACATGTTAGACGAAGAAGAGCAATAAACCAAGGGCTCTTGAACAACCCCGATGGGTTGGTGGAGATGTCAGCTATGTGGCTCATACTGCAAAATAGTTTGAACGGGATAGCAGAGGCATTCAGTGCAATCGGCCAAACAGAGTTCTATTATTCTGAGCTCCCGAGGAGTATGTCAAGTCTCGCATCTGCACTCTTAGGACTAGGAATGGCAGTGGCAAATCTGTTAGCTAGTGTGATCCTGAGTGCTGTGGATAAGCATACCAAAGGAGAAGGGAAAGAGAGTTGGGTTTCAAGCAGTATAAATAAAGGTCACTATGAGTATTACTACTGGCTTCTTGCTATTATGACAGCGTttaatatgctttattttatggTTTGTAAATGGGCATATGGACCCTGTGTTGACATTGACATCACTAAGAGAATGTTAGAGGTTAGTGATGATGATCTGCCACAGGAAAATATGTCTCGACGTGACTTGAATTCGCGCCAGGCTAGTTGTTAA